Proteins found in one Gemmatimonadaceae bacterium genomic segment:
- a CDS encoding FtsX-like permease family protein, which produces MWPAEDAIGKRVRLPAARETDIVGGNGWRTVIGVARDARLRNVRKTTPIVYFPIGQGYWQGSFAVRSPLPLATLLPALRATTRDADPGLTLWNARTMGELLDRPLAEPRVSALLMSTFGLAALLLASIGLYGVMSSLVRDQTREIGIRLALGATTSVVRRAVLARAAIVTASGAAIGLVVALATSHLLGALLYGVSATDPLSLGVACAVLLGVGGVAAYLPARRATKIDPARALREGD; this is translated from the coding sequence GATGTGGCCCGCCGAGGATGCCATCGGGAAACGCGTGCGATTGCCGGCGGCACGCGAGACCGACATCGTCGGTGGCAATGGCTGGCGCACTGTCATCGGCGTGGCGCGCGACGCGCGCTTGCGCAACGTGCGCAAGACCACACCGATCGTCTACTTCCCGATCGGTCAAGGCTATTGGCAAGGGTCTTTCGCCGTTCGCAGCCCCTTGCCGCTCGCGACGTTGCTTCCGGCGCTGCGCGCCACCACGCGCGATGCCGATCCCGGGCTCACTTTATGGAACGCTCGAACGATGGGCGAGCTGCTCGATCGTCCACTCGCCGAGCCGCGCGTCAGTGCCCTCTTGATGTCGACCTTTGGGCTCGCCGCGCTGCTGCTCGCCTCGATCGGCCTCTATGGCGTGATGTCATCGCTGGTGCGGGACCAGACGCGCGAGATCGGCATCCGTCTCGCGCTCGGCGCGACCACGTCGGTGGTGCGGCGCGCCGTCCTGGCGCGCGCCGCGATTGTCACCGCGAGCGGCGCGGCGATCGGACTCGTCGTCGCGCTGGCCACGTCGCATCTGCTCGGCGCGCTCCTCTATGGCGTCAGCGCCACGGATCCACTATCGCTCGGCGTCGCGTGCGCGGTGCTATTGGGCGTCGGTGGCGTCGCCGCGTATCTCCCGGCGCGCCGCGCGACCAAGATCGATCCGGCCCGGGCGCTCCGTGAGGGCGACTGA